A region of the Sideroxydans lithotrophicus ES-1 genome:
GGGCGATCAGGGCCGAGTAGATCCGGCTACCGACCCTGCCGGCATTGAACAAGGCGGCGATGAAGAACAGCACGCCGATGACGATGAAGATCACCCGCTGTATCATGCACAGCGGACAGGGTTCCTGACGCAATACGTATTGCAGATACAGTGCCGAGCAGAACAAGGCCCCCACCACCAGCGCACCGGCGAGGTACAGCCAGCGTTTTGACATGCTATCCCAATATTTCAGCATGCCACTCATGCCTCATCCATCCATGCAGTCTGAATAGCCTCCAGCACCTTCTCGCCGCCGCGGCTGTGGTCGTCATCGAAACCATCAAGATCGACCACGTAATTGTGCAGATCGACGAAGCGCACCTTGCTCGGGTCGATGTCGGGATATTTTTCGGCCAATGCGATCGCGATATCGCGGACGTCTATCCATTTCATATGAGAGCCCCAGTAAATTGTAGCGAGCAGTTCGAAAGCAAGGCGCACGGAGCGCAGAAACCGGAATGTACAGCTAGTACATGAGGATTTCGAGCACCGCGCAGACAATTCCGCATCTGGCTTGCCAGATAGCGGATTGCGTACCGTTGGTGCAACGCAGTTTTCAAATTGCGCAGTAAATTTATGGGGACTCTCATTTTGAGTGACCTTCCTTCGCCATGTTGATGGTGTACTTGGGTATCTCGACCACCAGATCCTGTTTGCCGACGATGGTCTGACAGCTCAGGCGCGAGTTGGATTCCAGCCCCCACGCCTTGTCCAGCAGATCCTCTTCCTGCTCAGTCGCTTCCTCCAGGCTGTCAAACCCTTCGCGCACGATGACGTGGCAAGTCGTGCAGGCGCAGGATTTTTCGCAGGCATGCTCGATCTCGATGTCGTGCTCCAGCAGCGCATCGCAGATGGAAATACCGGGCTCGACCTCGAACAGTGCACCTTTCGGGCACAACTCCACATGCGGCAAAACGATGATCTGAGTCATGTCACCTCTCCAAGTCGGCCAGTCTATGTCCGGTCAGCGCATGTTTCACACTTTGATCCATGCGGCGCTGGGCGAACTCGGTCGTCGCCATGTTCAACGCCTCGACGGCCCGTTTGATCGCCTGATGGTCACTGCCGCCGAGTACCACCCTCAAGGCATCCATGCTGCGGCGGATGCGCACCTGCGCTTCAGCATCCAGCAACGCATCGCCATCCTGCTGCAGCGCATTATCCACCGCCTCGAGCAATTGCGCTGCCTCGGTCTGCTGCTCGCGCAAAGCTCGTGCCTTCATGTCATCGTGTGCGTGGCGGGTGGAATCCTGCAGCATGCGGGCGATCTCCTCATCGCTCAGACCGTAGGAGGGTTTGACCGTGATGTTCGCTTCGGTGCCGCTGGCCATCTCGCGCGCCGAAACGCTGAGCAGGCCATCGGCATCCACCTGGAAAGTAACGCGGATGCGCGCAGAGCCGGCCACCATCGGCGGAATGCCGCGCAGCTCGAATTTCGCCAGCGAGCGGCAATCGCTCACCAATTCGCGTTCGCCCTGCACCACGTGGATGCTCATGGCGGTCTGTCCATCCTTGTAGGTCGTGAATTCCTGCGCACGCGCATTGGGTATCGTGCTGTTGCGCGGAATGATCTTCTCGACCAACCCGCCCATGGTCTCGATGCCCAGGCTCAGCGGAATCACATCCAGCAGCAGCCAGTCGTCCCCGCCGCGATTGCCAGCCAGCACATTGGCCTGGATCGCGGCCCCCAGGGCAACGACCTTGTCCGGGTCGAGATTGTTCAGCGGAACCTGTTTGAAGAACTCCCCTACCGCGTGCTGCACTTGCGGCATGCGGGTCGAGCCGCCAACCATCACGACGCCCTTGATGTCTTCCACTTTCAGCCTGGCATCGCGCAAGGCGCGGCGCGTAGCCTGCAAGGTGCGCGCCACCAGGTTCTGCGTCATTTCGTAAAAGTCATCGCGTTTGAGCGTCAG
Encoded here:
- the iscX gene encoding Fe-S cluster assembly protein IscX: MKWIDVRDIAIALAEKYPDIDPSKVRFVDLHNYVVDLDGFDDDHSRGGEKVLEAIQTAWMDEA
- the hscA gene encoding Fe-S protein assembly chaperone HscA; the encoded protein is MALLQIAEPGLSAAPHQHRLAVGIDLGTTNSLVATVRNGISTVLNDIHGCALLPSVVRYAPDGSVQVGQEAQAVQSEDPQNTIVSVKRFMGRSLKDVGEVGNLPYRFVDAPGMLQLRTVAGIKSPVEVSAEILKVLRERAELSLGGELVGAVITVPAYFDDAQRQATKDAARLAGLNVLRLLNEPTAAAIAYGLDNAAEGVYAVFDLGGGTFDISILRLSKGVFEVLSTNGDSALGGDDFDHRIYCWMLEKAGMSALSAHDTRLLLTHARGAKEQLTELPQTQITAVMGQGELVDLTLKRDDFYEMTQNLVARTLQATRRALRDARLKVEDIKGVVMVGGSTRMPQVQHAVGEFFKQVPLNNLDPDKVVALGAAIQANVLAGNRGGDDWLLLDVIPLSLGIETMGGLVEKIIPRNSTIPNARAQEFTTYKDGQTAMSIHVVQGERELVSDCRSLAKFELRGIPPMVAGSARIRVTFQVDADGLLSVSAREMASGTEANITVKPSYGLSDEEIARMLQDSTRHAHDDMKARALREQQTEAAQLLEAVDNALQQDGDALLDAEAQVRIRRSMDALRVVLGGSDHQAIKRAVEALNMATTEFAQRRMDQSVKHALTGHRLADLER
- the fdx gene encoding ISC system 2Fe-2S type ferredoxin; the protein is MTQIIVLPHVELCPKGALFEVEPGISICDALLEHDIEIEHACEKSCACTTCHVIVREGFDSLEEATEQEEDLLDKAWGLESNSRLSCQTIVGKQDLVVEIPKYTINMAKEGHSK